The DNA segment GCGGAAACGGGCGGCGGCGAAGTCTCCCGCGAAGGCGTGCAGCGCGATTTGCTGCCGCTGGTCGAGGGTAGCACCGTCACCACCAAATACGGCATGATCAAGACCGACCATATCCTGTTCATCGCCTCCGGCGCGTTCCATTTAACCAAACCGTCCGACCTGATCCCGGAGCTGCAAGGCCGTTTTCCGATCCGGGTCGAGTTGAACGCACTCAGCGCCGACGACTTCGTCCGCATTCTGACCGAACCGGATGCGTCCTTGACCGAGCAGTACCAGGCGTTGCTGAAAACCGAAGGCGTCGATCTGCAATTTACCGCAGACGGCATCAAACGCATTGCCGAACTGGGCTGGCAGGTCAACGAAAAGACCGAGAACATCGGTGCCCGCCGCCTGCATACGATTCTGGAAAAACTGCTGGAAGACATTTCCTTCAGCGCGCCGGATCTGCCGGAGAAATCGGTCGTCATCGACGCCGCTTACGTCGACGCCCACCTATTGGAACTGGCCGACGACGAAGACTTGAGCCGCTACATTTTATAACCGACCATGCGCGTAGCCATCACTCCCTGCCATTGCCAACCTACCGAAATCAAGCTGCACAAAGTGTCGGCGATTTTGGAAATCCATTTCGACGACGGCAGCATCTTCGAGATGCCCAGCGAGTATCTGCGGGTTTTCACCCAATCGGCGGAAGCGGTCGGCCACGGCCCCGGTCAGGAAACTCTGCAAACCGGCAAGGAAGACGTCACCATTACCGACATTCAGCCGGTCGGCAATTACGCGGTGAAACTCATCTTCAGCGACGGCCACGACACCGGCATTTATAGCTGGGACTTGCTGTACAAGCTGGGTTCCGACTTCCCGCTGCTGTGGTCGGCTTACCTGGAAGCATTGCAAGCCGCCGGCATCAGCCGCCGCTCGCCCTTACACAACTGAATCGAATCATGACAAACGACAATACCACCCATTTCGGCTTCAAACAGGTCCCCAAGGCAGATAAAGTCGCGCTGGTGCGCGGCGTTTTCGATTCGGTCGCCCGTCAATACGACGTGATGAACGACCTGATGTCGCTCGGCATCCACCGGATTTGGAAACGGGTTGCGGTGCAACTGGCCAATGTTCGCGAGGGCGATAAGGTTTTGGACTTGGCCGGCGGTACCGGCGACCTGACCTTGCTGTTCGAGAAACGGGTCGGCAAATCCGGCCAGGTGGTATTGGCCGACATCAATTCGGAAATGCTGCGCACCGGCCGCGACCGCTTGATCGACAAAGGCGTTGCCGGCAATATCCGCTATGCCCAGGTCAATGCCGAATGCCTGCCGTTCGCCGACAACACCTTCGACTGCGTGACAATAGGCTTCGGCTTGCGCAACGTCACCGATAAGGACGCTGCGCTGCGCTCGATGTATCGGGTTTTGAAGCCGGGCGGCCGCGTCATCGTGCTGGAGTTCTCGCATCCGATCGACCCGATCACCGAAAAAGTCTACGACTTTTATTCGTTCAACATCCTGCCGAAAATCGGCGCCGTCGTTGCCAAGGACGAGGACAGTTACCGCTATCTGGCCGAATCGATCCGGATGCACCCGAAGCAGGACGAATTGAAGCAAATGATGGAAAACGCCGGCCTGGAGCGTTGCGAATATTTCAACATGACCCAAGGCATCGTTGCCGTGCACCGGGGTTACAAGTTTTAAGCCGACCCACGGACCCGGTAGCGAGATTCGAAGATGGCTCTGCAACAGGCGCAATACCCGATCAGCGAAGCCGATTGGCGACCGACGCACTCCTCTCTCGACGACAATATCAGCTTCGACAGCGTCGGTCTGAGCTTAGCCGTCGCCGATTTATACCATCGGATCGATAACGAAGACATGCGGGATTATCTGCAGCAACAACAGCAGCAGGCCCAATAAATGCCCGGCTCGCTGAAACCACTGCTGATATCCGCGCTCGAAGCGGCACTGGTCCGCTATCTGGCGCTGGACAGCCACAGCGAACAATATCTGGCGCCGATGGCGGGCAAGGTCATTGAATTGCGGATCGATACCTTCGGCAGCAGCCTGTTTTTATGCCCCGGCAGCGACACTATCCGTATCCTGGACAGTTATCCGGCGGCGGCCGACGCCACCCTGAGCGGTTCCTTATCGTCGCTGGGCCTGATGGGCCTCAGAGCCACGCCGATGCGTTCGCTGTTCAAAGGCGAAGTGCGCCTGGCCGGCGACGTACAACTGGCCCGCAAATTCCAGCGCCTGTTCGAAAAACTCGATATCGATCTGCAGGGCAAACTGGCCCGCTTCACCGGCGAGCGACTGGCGCGGCAACTGGGCGATATCGTTCGCGGCGGCAAACGCTGGACCGGTCAAAGCCTGCATACGCTGCGGCTAAACCTGGAAGAATTTCTGCAGGAAGAAACCCGCGAACTGCCGGCCAAGGCCGAAGCCGAATTGCTGTTCCGCGGCATCGACGCCTGCCGTAGCGATTGCGACCGCCTTGCCGCCCGGCTGGATCGGCTGACCACAACTTCCGACAACACCTCTGAGTCTGACTAAAGGACCGACATCGTGATTCGCCCCAAAATACTGCTACGCCTGATGCATATCAATTGGGTGATGATGTTTCACGGTCTGGACGAAATCGTACTCAGAACTCATCTATTCCGACCGATCCGGTTTCTGGCGTTCTTTTCGCCGAATTACTGGACCCGCAACTCGCGCGAACCGCGCGGCGTGCGTATCCGTCGCACCCTGGAAGACCTGGGGCCGATTTACGTCAAATTCGGCCAGACCCTGTCGACCCGCAAGGATTTGCTGCCGGAAGACATCGCCGAAGAATTGGTCAAATTGCAGGACCGGGTGCCGCCGTTCTCGATCGACACTGCCCGCAAAATCATCGAACAACAGCTCGGCCAATCGATAGAGGAAGCGTTCGCCGAATTCGACTCGACGCCGCTGGCCTCGGCCTCGGTGGCCCAAGTCCATACCGCGACGCTACCCAGCGGCGAGAAAGTCATCGTCAAAGTATTGCGGCCCGACATCGAAGACAAAATCCATTCCGACGTCGGCTTGTTGTACGAATTGGCCCGTCTGGCCGAACGCTTCTGGGCCGACGCCCGCCGGCTGCGGGCAATGGAAATCGTTGCCGAATTCGAGAAAACCATACTCGACGAACTGGATCTGGTCCGCGAAGCCGCCAACGCCAGCGCGATCCGCGCCAATTTCAAAAACTCGGAGATGCTGTACATCCCGGAAATCCATTGGCCGTTGACCCGGCGGAAAGTACTGGTGATGGAACGCATCTACGGCGTCCCGGTCGGCGATATCGATGCCTTGCGCCGCGGCGGGGCCGATTTCAAAAAGCTGGCCGAGCGCGGCGTCGAAATTTTCTTCACCCAGGTGTTCCGCGACAATTTCTTTCATGCCGACATGCATCCCGGCAACATTTTCGTGCAACTGCCGGATAAATACCTGGCCGTGGATTTCGGTATCGTCGGCAGCTTGTCGGACAGCGACCAGCGTTATCTGGCCGAAAACTTTCTGGCGTTTTTCAATCACGACTACCGGAAAGTGGCGAAAATGCACATCGAATCGGGCTGGGTGCCGCCAACCACCCGGATTGAGGAATTCGAAGCGGCGATCCGCGCGGTATGCGAACCGATTTTCGAAAAGCCGTTGAAGGACATTTCTTTCGGCCTGCTGTTGCTGCGCCTGTTCCAGACCGCGCGCCGTTTCGACATGGTGGTACAACCGCAACTGGTGTTACTGCAAAAAACCCTGCTCAACATCGAAGGCCTGGGCCGCCAGCTTTATCCGGAATTGGACCTGTGGCAAACCGCCAAGCCGTTCCTGGAAAACTGGTTCAAACAACGCATCGGTCCGGAAAAGAAACTCAAGGAATTGCTGGGCAAGTTTCCGGAAATCGGCGAACAACTGCCGGAAGTGCCGGGCCTGGTGTTTCAAGCCCTGCAAAGCGCCGCGCATATGCAGCAGCAATTGCAACACCAGCAAAAGGAAATGATCCAACTGCGCAAACAACTCAAGCGCAACAACACCCGCACCCTGCGCGCCATCTTCGGCGCCGCGGTGCTGATTACGGCAGCGCTGATCCTGCAATCGCCGTTGTTGCGGGGCTGATCCGCCGCGACATTTCGGCTCCGACTTATTACAGGCTCAAACGCTGGGCCAACTTGCCCACCTCAGAAACTATATTTCGCCGAAAACTGCACCCGTTGCAGCACGCCGTCGCGGCCGTCGATCAATTCCCGGTCGGCATAGGTGTATTCCACGCCCAGCATGGCCTGGCTGACCGGGCTCCATAACAAATTCGCGTGCAGCGATTGCACCTGCCGGGTCAATACCGGATTGGCATAGCGCGGATAGTCGGTTTGGGCGAAGCCGTAAGTCAGGCTGGAACGCCATTGTTTGTCCCACCAATGCTGGTAGGCCAGCATAGCGCCGTAGCTCTCCGACAACTCTATCGCACCGTGGCTATCCAGCGCCGCATCGGCGAAGGTGTTGGTTGTCGACACGTAACGAGCATCGCCCTTGCCGTAATGCACCATGAAACGGATGTTATCCAGGCCGAAGGTATTGATCCTGCCGGATAAATTGACACCGCCGCCCCAAGCATCCTGGCGATAACCGTTGCTGCTATTGGTGTAACGCAACTGCCTGCCCAATGCGGCCAGCGACATGTTGCCCCATTCCGGATTCAAATTCAGGCGAGCAACCAAATCCGGATAGCGATCCGCGTTCGGTGTCGTCCAATAGGCGGCATCCAGATTCGGATCGCCGGCCGCCGCCCGGTTCGCGCTTCCCGTTTCCAGATGGTTATCCACCCATAGCCGGCTGCGCGGCGTTTCCAGCGCCAATAGCCCTTCCATCGGCGTATCCAGCCAGGTAAACGGCTCGGTCCAGCGCACCAGAGGCTGACGCAGACTAGCCAGGGCGCCGGCCGAGCCGCCCACATCCAGGTTGTCGGGCAAAGCCGACGCGTTCAAAAACGTAGTCCAGGTTTGGCCGGCCAGCAGATGGCCGAACGAACCGTAGGCATGGCGCAAGCGCGGCGTATAACTATAGGTGGCCGGATCGCCGTAAAAATCCAGTTCGACGAAGGTATTGACGTCGCCCCACTCACTCGGCGTAA comes from the Methylomonas sp. EFPC3 genome and includes:
- a CDS encoding DUF971 domain-containing protein, which encodes MRVAITPCHCQPTEIKLHKVSAILEIHFDDGSIFEMPSEYLRVFTQSAEAVGHGPGQETLQTGKEDVTITDIQPVGNYAVKLIFSDGHDTGIYSWDLLYKLGSDFPLLWSAYLEALQAAGISRRSPLHN
- the ubiE gene encoding bifunctional demethylmenaquinone methyltransferase/2-methoxy-6-polyprenyl-1,4-benzoquinol methylase UbiE, yielding MTNDNTTHFGFKQVPKADKVALVRGVFDSVARQYDVMNDLMSLGIHRIWKRVAVQLANVREGDKVLDLAGGTGDLTLLFEKRVGKSGQVVLADINSEMLRTGRDRLIDKGVAGNIRYAQVNAECLPFADNTFDCVTIGFGLRNVTDKDAALRSMYRVLKPGGRVIVLEFSHPIDPITEKVYDFYSFNILPKIGAVVAKDEDSYRYLAESIRMHPKQDELKQMMENAGLERCEYFNMTQGIVAVHRGYKF
- a CDS encoding SCP2 sterol-binding domain-containing protein; this encodes MPGSLKPLLISALEAALVRYLALDSHSEQYLAPMAGKVIELRIDTFGSSLFLCPGSDTIRILDSYPAAADATLSGSLSSLGLMGLRATPMRSLFKGEVRLAGDVQLARKFQRLFEKLDIDLQGKLARFTGERLARQLGDIVRGGKRWTGQSLHTLRLNLEEFLQEETRELPAKAEAELLFRGIDACRSDCDRLAARLDRLTTTSDNTSESD
- the ubiB gene encoding ubiquinone biosynthesis regulatory protein kinase UbiB, which encodes MIRPKILLRLMHINWVMMFHGLDEIVLRTHLFRPIRFLAFFSPNYWTRNSREPRGVRIRRTLEDLGPIYVKFGQTLSTRKDLLPEDIAEELVKLQDRVPPFSIDTARKIIEQQLGQSIEEAFAEFDSTPLASASVAQVHTATLPSGEKVIVKVLRPDIEDKIHSDVGLLYELARLAERFWADARRLRAMEIVAEFEKTILDELDLVREAANASAIRANFKNSEMLYIPEIHWPLTRRKVLVMERIYGVPVGDIDALRRGGADFKKLAERGVEIFFTQVFRDNFFHADMHPGNIFVQLPDKYLAVDFGIVGSLSDSDQRYLAENFLAFFNHDYRKVAKMHIESGWVPPTTRIEEFEAAIRAVCEPIFEKPLKDISFGLLLLRLFQTARRFDMVVQPQLVLLQKTLLNIEGLGRQLYPELDLWQTAKPFLENWFKQRIGPEKKLKELLGKFPEIGEQLPEVPGLVFQALQSAAHMQQQLQHQQKEMIQLRKQLKRNNTRTLRAIFGAAVLITAALILQSPLLRG
- a CDS encoding DcaP family trimeric outer membrane transporter yields the protein MSRAGNFLLKLAALLALCGALSGSAAADDDIKALLGAMSRQIEDLKQQVAQSNQRIGQLEQALKVYKSEQQSPQANLVGAAGVQPVPASAAGAGNSKEKAVVTVGDTKGTFKIPGTDTSLGLGGFVKTDLLFNSVSAGRDRLGDQQLAMSQIPVGAAGERGQVTFLAKESRLWFKSFTPSEWGDVNTFVELDFYGDPATYSYTPRLRHAYGSFGHLLAGQTWTTFLNASALPDNLDVGGSAGALASLRQPLVRWTEPFTWLDTPMEGLLALETPRSRLWVDNHLETGSANRAAAGDPNLDAAYWTTPNADRYPDLVARLNLNPEWGNMSLAALGRQLRYTNSSNGYRQDAWGGGVNLSGRINTFGLDNIRFMVHYGKGDARYVSTTNTFADAALDSHGAIELSESYGAMLAYQHWWDKQWRSSLTYGFAQTDYPRYANPVLTRQVQSLHANLLWSPVSQAMLGVEYTYADRELIDGRDGVLQRVQFSAKYSF